The following proteins are co-located in the Paenibacillus sp. FSL H8-0079 genome:
- a CDS encoding HAMP domain-containing sensor histidine kinase: MKPRGIVFKLFVANLIFYIVFFAAVVAGHFWFFERFYEHERTSDLGKKLASFASDYTQQKWVAEKTPTVMGSFITQNHVQMAILSKDGEVRYDNPFRIQIHTDTGQPLSIAVSFFPDISSLTAYGLQPGDRITVQGEYYAEQGHSLFSPYVIHKKGSPAVGTLPNNANKDRVIELNGTIDSLLLPAAGQWNNREGIMAAALKVWFPLPQEYNDQVNRGEAIHIEWKEPVSGVHNLVFVQPILRNGEVVEYLFALTPLTQLGEAFGALEVYYAFFSITGGLLLIVVLSFLFSKLVSRPLLELNRNAARMAKLDFSAISSIHSKDELGSLSESLVSLSSNLDRTLKELQLTNEKLVLEMEYKSRMEELQKRFVSDASHELKTPISVVKGYAEGLLDQIAENKRERYIRTILREADRMEKLVLDMLELTRLEAGAVKLHQALFPVDQLALESVEKMEQLAKAKQMQIQIQGDRNIHAWADAEKIEQVLLNYLSNAIRNGAKGNIIQMHIQYDIEKDQVCIAVENEGPTIAESELSLIWDRFYREEDARSRQAGGTGLGLSIVKEIMQLHEQAYGVMNTPSGVKFYFTLDVPRE, encoded by the coding sequence ATGAAACCCAGAGGTATTGTATTTAAGCTTTTTGTTGCGAACCTGATCTTTTATATCGTCTTTTTCGCGGCTGTTGTGGCAGGGCATTTCTGGTTCTTTGAACGTTTTTACGAGCATGAGCGAACGTCAGATCTAGGGAAAAAGTTAGCTTCATTCGCTTCAGATTACACCCAGCAGAAATGGGTTGCTGAGAAAACACCAACGGTTATGGGGAGTTTTATTACACAGAATCATGTGCAGATGGCGATTCTAAGTAAGGATGGAGAGGTGCGTTATGATAATCCTTTCCGTATTCAAATACATACAGACACAGGACAACCGTTGTCTATTGCGGTCTCCTTCTTTCCGGACATCTCTTCCTTAACGGCGTATGGCTTGCAGCCTGGTGACCGTATAACCGTGCAAGGAGAATACTATGCGGAGCAAGGGCACTCGTTATTCTCCCCCTATGTTATTCACAAGAAGGGCTCCCCAGCAGTGGGAACACTTCCGAATAATGCGAATAAAGATCGTGTGATCGAGTTAAACGGAACGATTGACTCGTTATTACTCCCGGCAGCGGGGCAGTGGAATAACCGGGAAGGCATTATGGCAGCTGCACTGAAGGTGTGGTTTCCTTTGCCACAAGAATATAACGATCAGGTGAACCGGGGGGAAGCCATCCATATTGAGTGGAAAGAACCGGTCAGCGGAGTGCACAATCTCGTGTTTGTGCAGCCGATTCTGCGCAATGGTGAGGTGGTCGAGTACCTATTTGCCTTAACCCCGTTAACACAGCTTGGCGAGGCATTTGGCGCACTGGAGGTATATTATGCTTTCTTCAGTATTACGGGAGGATTGTTGCTCATTGTGGTTCTTTCGTTTTTATTCTCCAAATTGGTCTCACGTCCGCTCTTGGAGTTGAATCGCAACGCAGCACGAATGGCGAAGCTCGATTTCTCGGCGATTTCATCTATTCATAGCAAGGATGAGCTGGGGAGTCTCTCAGAAAGCTTAGTCAGTCTTTCTTCCAATCTGGATCGTACCTTGAAGGAGCTTCAATTGACCAATGAGAAGTTGGTGCTGGAGATGGAATACAAGAGCAGGATGGAAGAGCTGCAAAAGCGCTTTGTTTCCGATGCTTCTCATGAGCTGAAGACACCGATTAGTGTTGTTAAAGGGTATGCCGAGGGACTTCTGGATCAGATTGCTGAAAATAAAAGAGAGCGTTATATCCGTACGATTTTAAGAGAAGCGGATCGGATGGAGAAGCTGGTGCTGGACATGCTGGAGCTTACTCGGCTTGAAGCTGGAGCGGTGAAGTTGCATCAAGCGTTGTTCCCAGTGGACCAGCTCGCATTAGAGTCCGTGGAGAAGATGGAGCAACTCGCCAAGGCCAAACAAATGCAGATTCAGATTCAAGGAGATCGGAACATACATGCTTGGGCTGACGCAGAAAAAATAGAGCAGGTGCTCCTTAATTACTTGAGTAACGCCATTCGAAATGGTGCCAAAGGAAACATCATTCAGATGCATATCCAGTATGATATAGAGAAAGACCAAGTCTGCATTGCTGTAGAAAATGAAGGGCCCACGATTGCAGAGAGTGAGTTATCCCTGATATGGGATCGTTTCTATCGAGAGGAAGATGCTCGCAGCCGTCAAGCCGGGGGAACTGGACTGGGGCTGTCCATCGTGAAGGAAATCATGCAGCTGCATGAGCAAGCTTATGGTGTGATGAACACGCCGAGCGGGGTCAAGTTTTATTTTACACTGGATGTCCCAAGAGAGTAG
- a CDS encoding ATP-grasp domain-containing protein → MRAYIQTNNNGDFYNVNAFIANEGFSSLGWETIKFFDLREIQDNSPESLLVGGIGNVRKRLEQLGCGRTQGEIDYPNVLAGYLGRKVWSTTINELFQDKESWNVFIKPKDTTKKFAGTVVKEYIDFIGLVVENEDTSVWCSEIVDFKTEWRCFVRYGEILDIRRYKGVWDSTLDASVIEKAISDFKDAPAAYGMDFGVDQEGNMKLVEINDGHSLGTYGISPVNYAKFLSARWSELTRTTDYLRTL, encoded by the coding sequence ATGAGAGCCTATATACAAACAAATAACAATGGAGACTTCTATAATGTCAATGCTTTTATTGCTAATGAAGGCTTTAGTTCATTGGGTTGGGAAACCATTAAGTTTTTTGATTTACGAGAGATCCAGGATAATAGCCCCGAAAGCCTACTGGTGGGAGGCATAGGCAATGTAAGAAAGCGTCTAGAACAATTAGGATGTGGAAGAACACAAGGAGAAATAGATTATCCAAACGTCTTAGCAGGTTACCTGGGAAGAAAAGTGTGGAGTACAACGATTAATGAACTTTTTCAAGATAAAGAAAGTTGGAATGTGTTCATCAAACCAAAGGATACGACCAAAAAGTTTGCAGGAACAGTGGTGAAAGAATACATCGATTTTATTGGACTTGTGGTGGAGAATGAGGATACTAGCGTATGGTGTTCTGAGATTGTCGATTTCAAAACAGAGTGGCGCTGTTTTGTTCGTTACGGAGAAATTCTCGATATCAGGCGCTATAAAGGGGTATGGGATTCAACGTTGGATGCTAGCGTTATCGAAAAAGCAATTAGCGATTTTAAGGATGCACCGGCTGCATATGGAATGGATTTTGGCGTGGATCAAGAAGGAAATATGAAACTGGTAGAGATCAATGATGGCCATTCTCTAGGAACCTATGGAATCAGTCCAGTAAACTATGCGAAATTCCTCTCAGCAAGATGGTCAGAATTAACGAGAACCACAGATTATCTAAGAACTTTATAG
- a CDS encoding SHOCT domain-containing protein — MKALSIVSLIWYVLNFLLIAVLFLDDSPDGSDAAAGMGILGVLYGLLFSIVALIISSKRKKAPVNVHEQLLQLGELKEKNIISEYEFDQKKEKLLYKYK; from the coding sequence TTGAAAGCATTATCGATCGTCAGTCTTATTTGGTACGTACTTAACTTTTTATTAATAGCAGTTCTTTTTCTAGACGATTCACCAGACGGTTCAGATGCCGCAGCAGGCATGGGAATTCTGGGTGTCCTGTATGGTCTACTTTTCTCAATTGTAGCTTTAATCATATCAAGTAAGAGAAAAAAGGCCCCTGTGAATGTTCATGAACAACTGCTACAGTTGGGTGAATTAAAAGAGAAAAATATCATTTCGGAATATGAATTTGATCAGAAGAAAGAGAAGCTACTCTACAAATACAAGTAG